CGCTCGGTTGGAACTGAAGAAGTACAACAAGTTCCTGAAGCGCCACACGGTGCACCGCGAAGTCAAGTAATGGCGACCAGCCCGACCAACCGGGCCGTTTCGCTTCGAGCAGGCTTTCGCCGCCTCTGTCTTTGGGCAGGGGCGGTGCTTTGTTGCTTGTGGGCGATGGGCTGCAAGGCTCCTCCCAAGCCGGAGTCTCCCGCCAGCGGCGAAGCGCGTCTGGTAACAAGCTTCGGCGTTGTCCAGGACTGGACAGCAACCCTTCTGGATGACGTCGACCAGCCGGTCGTCCTTCTGGATGAGACCGTAACCGCAGCCCAACCAAAGCTCTCTCCCGTCCAACAGGACATCCTGCGGCGAGCACGCGGACTGGTGATCGCCGATACGACGCTCGACGCGTTTGCCGCCAACCAATGGGATGAGTTCGGTGGTAGCCCTGAAACACTGGTCCGCATCTTCGAAGATCCCAAGGAGCCCGAGTACCTGTGGATGAATCCGGAGAATGCAGGGCAGGGTATCGCCCACCTCTCGGCTCGACTCCAGGACCTGTATCCGAAGAAGGCGACGAGAATCGCCAAGAACGAAGAGCGACTGCGCGCTGGCGTGAAAGACCTCGACGCCAAGTTGGAGAATCTCCTCGGCGGTCTTTCCAAACGCGCCGTTCTCATCGAAGATCCCCGCGTGCAGCCATTCCTCGATCGGTATAGATTCGAAGTTGAAGGAACCCTGTTCCCGAGCGTTGAGCGCGCACTGGTCACCCCTTCCATGGACGAGTTCCGTGCGGCGGCGGGATCCAGCACGACGCGCGTCTTCATCATGACATCCCAGGGCCGCGATCCGCTCGTGCAAGCGCTCTCTCAGGAATTGAATCTCCAGGTTGTTGCTTTCGATCCGATCATCGAGGGCCGGACCGATCGGGGAGCTTACCTGCGCGAAATGCAGCGAAATGCCATGAACCTGGCGCTTGCGCTCTCCTCGATTCCAGAGACAGCAGAATAGGAAACGCCGTTGCGCTCGAACCGATCCGGGGCTAGTTCCTGTTGCTCCGCTCGTGGCGGGGTTTTATGACAAAACAGGAACAGATCGAAGATAGAGCCTCTACGAAAGGTGCCGTGGAAATGGAAGAAGTGATCTATCTGGACGGGGAATTCGTTGCCAAAGGCGACGCCAAGATCAGCGTGTTCGATCACGGTTTGCTTTACGGCGATGGGGTATTTGAGGGGATTCGCCTGTACGAGAAGAACATCTTCCGGTTCGAGCAACACCTGGATCGCCTGTGGTCGTCTGCGCGCTCGATCATGCTCGATATCCCGATGTCCCGCGAGGAGATGATCGAGGCGACGTGCGAGACCTGCCGTCGCAATGGGCTGACGAATGGCTACATTCGCCTGGTCGTCACACGCGGAGTCGGCGATCTTGGCCTGGCGCCATGGATCTGCAAGAAGCCCAGCGTTTTCATCATCGCCGCCGGCATTCAGTTGTACCCCAAGGAACTGTACGAGAACGGCTTGCAGATCGTGACGGCGGCGACACGGCGTATTGCGCCGGACACTTTCTCGGCCCGCGTGAAGAGCCTGAACTACCTCAACAACATCATGGCAAAGATCAACGCTCAGAACGCCGGCGCACCGGAAGCTCTGCTTCTGAATCGCGAGGGCTATGTCGTCGAGGCCACCGCCGACAACGTGTTCCTGATCAAGGATGGCATGATCACGACGCCACCGACGTACATCGGTGCGCTGCGTGGAATCACCCGCGACGCCGCCATCGATATCGCGCGCCACCAAGGCTACACCGTGCGCGAGGAACCGTTTGCGCTCTATGAAGTCTACGACGCGGACGAGATGTTCCTGACCGGCACTGCGGCCGAAGTCATCTCTGTTGTGAAGGTCGACGGCCGAACGATTGGAAACGGCAAGCCCGGCCCGATCACGAACAAACTGCTGCAGGAGTTCCGGGCCATTACCGCGACCGACGGGACGAAGATCTGAGTTCGCCGATGCAGCCAAAGGCGCGCATCTCCGTCGTCATTCCTGCTTTCAACGAAGAGCAATCCCTCCCGCTCGTGCTTCGCGACCTGCCGATGAAGCACCTGCGGGAGGTTGTCGTTGTGGACAATGGCAGCACAGACGCCACGGGCGAAGTTGCCCTGGCGGCGGACGGACCCGTGCGTGTCGTGCGCGAAGAGCGTCGCGGCTATGGCCAGGCGTGTCTGACCGGCATCGCTGCGCTCGAGCCTTGCGACATCGTTGTCTTTCTGGACGGTGATTACAGCGATCATCCGGAAGAGCTCCGAAGCGTTGTTGCGCCGATTCTCAGCGGGAAGAAGGACTTCGTCATCGGTTCGAGAATGCGCGGTGAATCGGAGCCCGGGGCGCTGCTGCCGCAGGCGCGATTCGGCAATTGGCTGGCGTGTACCTTGATGAAGATCATCTGGAATCGCCAGTGGACGGATCTCGGTCCGTTCCGCGCCATCCGCCGCGAGGCCCTGCGACAGATCGGGATGCGCGATCGCAATTTCGGCTGGACGGTCGAGATGCAGATCAAGGCAATGCAGCACGGGCTGCGATGCGCGGAAGTGCCGGTCAGCTATCGCAAACGCGTCGGCGTTTCCAAGATCACCGGCACGGTCAGCGGCACCTTCCGAGCGGGCTACAAGATTCTCTTCACGATCTTCCGGTACGCACTATTCCGCTGAGAAGTCCATGCGGCGAACCTGAATCGGATCGCGCTCCGGCAGCGGGTGTTCGTGTACCACGGTGCTTCGCGCGGCGACCTCGGGCGGGATGTTGTAATCGACGAAGTAATCAATTCCCTGCGATCTCAGATAGTCGATAATCGTACCGCCGTTCTGGCGGTATTCGAAGTACTCGAAGCTGTTGATCAGTCCATCCAGGTTGGTCGCACGACGCTCGGAGAAGAATCCCAACTCGCCCGTGTTGAACGCCGCGAGGCGAGCATCTTCCGGAAGGTTCTCGCGAATCCACCGCGCGAGTACAAGGCGTTCGCCGTGAAGATTCGTTTCGTCGTGGTCGCCGACGTAGCCGACAGCGTTCTTGGCCGCGAACAATGTGATCGCAATAACCAGCAGACCTGCCGAAAAAGTGGGGACGGAGATGCCGTCGAATCGCGGAAGAGGCCGATTCGGGATGCGGCTGACCATGCGTACGATCAGACCGATCATCAGCGCGAAGTGCGGGCTCTGATACCAGACGCCTCGCAGCGAGTGGCTTGGTTCGACGGCAATGGAGAGCACGATCGTGTGTACGAAAAGCGCCCCCATCAGCACCAGAACCCCTGGCGCCACGGTGCGATCGCCGTTGCGAATTGCACGCACCTCAAACACGACGACTGCAATTGTCAGCAGGAAGGTGACGATGTTCTCGGTCCCGTCGGGCGTGATACGATCAATCGGAAAGACAGCGGGAAGCGTTCGTCCCCAGAGTTCGAAGAACGTTGGCAGCACGGCCGCCCAGTCGATCGGCGCTTTCTTCCACAAGCCGGAGACAGGCACGGAGCTGCCCCCCATCTTGTAGTTCCCCCAGAAGAGAACGCCGGCTGAAATGCCACAGATTGCGGCTGCGATCGTGACGAACATCGCGCGACGGGGGAGCGGCAGTGAATCGCTCCGCAGCAAAACGATTGTGGCGTAGAGGCCGATGATGGCGCTGACGACGGCCGAGTCCAATCGCGCCCAAACATTCAACGCCAGCAGCGCCATTGTCGTGATGTACCAAGTGGGCGATCGATCTTGGAGGAATCGGAGCAGCGAAATCGCCGCAAGCAGGAACACGATCAGGTGGATTGTGTTCTCCAGCCCCATCATCAGGTACTTCCCCTGGCACGCCAGGAAGAACGCCATCGCGCCGGCCAGGATCGCGCCTCGCCAGTCCCAGAGCCGCTTGCCGAACACCATCATCAGCGGAACAGCCGCGACGTTCAGAATAACGAGCATCCACATCGTGCCGGTCAAGAGTGCGCCCCGCGAATCGAACAGGAATGAGAACGCATAGAGAATCCAGAACCAGAGAAACTGCACACCGTTCGTTGGGTTCACCGCATCGAATGTCACAAAGCCCATCTGCTTCGCGTACCATGCCGTGTTCAGGTAATAGAACGTGTCGTCAATCGTGATGTGGCGCACGAGGAAGTCGACGCCTTGGGCCAGCACGTAGATTTCGCGCCCGAGCACGCCCGCACAGAAGAGAATCGCTGCCGCAGCAATCCAGCGGCATGGACAGGGCCTGGTTTCGTTTTCAGACAACGGGGAACTCCGGAGAGGGTTAGAGCTGATCGAATTCAAGCGGGTACTTGCATCGTGAGACTGCATCCTCGAAGGAAATCAATCCCTGCTGGTAGAGCGTCTTCAACGACTTATCCATCGTCACCATGCCCTGCTCCCAACCGGTTTGCATGGTCGAGAACAACTGCTCCGTCTTACCGGTGCGGACGATCTTGCGAACCGCCGAGTTCGCAATCAGGATCTCGGTCGCGACGACGCGGCCGCGATTTCCCGGCACAGGCAGAAGCTGCTGGGCGACGATTGCAATGATCGTGTTCGCCACCTGGATGCGGGTCTGTTCCTGCTGGTGCGGAGGAAAGACGTCGATCATTCGATCGATCGTTTGGGACGCATCGGGCGTGTGCAGCGTGGCGAAGACGAGGTGACCCGTTTCCGCCGCGATCAGCGCGGTCTGGATTGTTTCCAGATCTCGCATTTCGCCGATCACGATCACATCCGGATCCTGGCGCAGCACGTGGCGCAACGCCGCCGAGAAAGATCGCGTATCGCTCGTGACTTCGCGCTGCTTGATGATCGAGCGCTTGTTCGAATGCACGTACTCGATCGGATCTTCGATCGTCACGACCATGCACTGGCGCTCGTTGTTGATCTGATCGACGATGGCCGCCATTGTGGTGGACTTGCCGGATCCGGTCGGTCCCGTCACCAGAGCAAGGCCCTGATGTTTCCGAGCGATCTCTTCAACCACTCCCGGAAGTCCCAGCTTGCGGATCGGCTGAATGATATCGTTCACGACGCGGAATGCGGCCTCTACGCCACCGCGCTGGCGATGGACGTTAACACGGTATCGCCCGACATCGGGAAGATCCAGCGAGAGATCGAGCTCCCATGTTTCGTCGAATTTCTGGCGCTGCACGGGAGTCAGTTGTGTCAGGATCAACTGCTCGCACGCAGCCTTTGTCAGCGGTGGGTAGTTCAATGGAACCAGGTACCCGTCGAGACGCAAAGTCGGCGGCACGCCGCGCGAAAGATGCAGATCCGATGCGCCGCGCTCCACCGCCTGATTCAATAGCGAAACCAGCGACAGCGGCTGATCGCTATTCTTGGGCGCTTCCTTACGTCGGTGCGGGCGTACGACTTCGACGTTGCCTTCCTGGCCTCCCGGAGCGCGCTCGGGCAGGCGCTGTCCGGGCTGAATCGGGCCCTGTTGCGCCTGCTTCGGCGCGGCGGCCCGCGGCGGCAGCTTTACGCTCGGCGGGTTTGGCGGCGGAGGCGGCCCTTGCGCTGCGGATGGCGGCCTCAGTGCATCGGGAGACCGCTTCTCCGGCGGGGGAGAATGGGGCGTCTCATCCGGCTTCTTCTTCGGGAACAGACCCATTGGCGGCGCCTCCTCGGTTCAAATCGTCAACTGCCCAACAGCTTGTCGGGCTTGTGGCCTTCAGCGCAAGGGCGATGCGTTGCGCCGCATCACGGCAATCAGCTCGCGCCCTGCACGGGGCTTGATCGAATCGGGTGCAATGCCGAGTTGCTCGATCTCGAAGCTGGTTCGAAGAAGCGTGCGCAACTCGTTGGCCGTCACGTCGAACGGTGGGCCGCCGGGACGCTGCGTATTGAAGAACAGACCCACGAGCAGCCCGCCAGGCCGCAGCAGGTTCGCCATTGCCGTCACGTACTCTTCGCGGCGGCCCGGACGAATCGAGCAGAAGCAGACGTACTCCACGACGGCGTCGTATGCGCCACGGTACTCGGGCTGCAGCGCCAAGTCGAAGAAGTCCGCCGCCAGGAGCGTCGCATTCAAATCGCCCAGATTCGTACGCGCATGTTCGATCGCCAGCGGAGACAGATCGACGCCGGTGACATTGTACCCCATCTTTGCCAGCATCACGACTTCGTGACCATGTCCGCATCCGGGCACGAAAATCCGCGCTGGAGGGGCGGGTTCAGCTTTCGGATCAGAGAAGTAACGGCGCAGCGGGGGAGCCGGCGCGCCCGTGTTCCAGGCGGCTCGGGCGCCCTGTTCGTAGCTTTCGTTCCAATATTCGGGGTGGTCCGGCGTGAACTGCTCTTTCACTGTGCCAATTCCAGTGCAGAGGTACGCGCATCAAGTATCTGGCGCTCACCGGGGGAGAGGCTGTCGCGCTCCCAGGCCAGTTCCGCGTAGAGCGGCCGCGCCTGGTAGGATTCTCCACGCATCTCGAAAAGAAGCGCTCGGCGCAGTGCGATCGCGTGCTGCAATGGCATGCCCTCGGAAACTCCGGCGGGGACCGGCACCGACGGATCGTCTTCCAGGAGAAGGCTCTCCAGCATCCAGTAGGCTGCCGACGCGCGGGCGCCGACCGAGAGATTCGGACTCGCCATGGCGTACTTCAGAGCGGTCCGAGCGTCGGCAGGACGACGCGCCTGGACGCAGGCTTCTGCGGCTCCCAGGAATGCGTCCGACTCCAGGTGCTCTGCGGGATTACCGAAGGAGTTTATCAGTGCCAGGTACTGGTCTGCAGACGCGGACCAGTTGCCGGCCATTGCCTCGCCGCGCGCAATGGCAAGTTGTGCCGCGGCGGCGTTTGCTCCGGTCGGGGCGAACTTCAGGTACTCGCGGGCCGAGTTCATCGCGGTCGCGGAATCGCCCGTTGCCTCGGAGACTCTCACAGACAGCCAAAGTGCATCCGAGTAGAAGGGATCGTTCGGTGGAATTCGTTCTGGTAGACGGGTGGCGGCTTCAGCGGCGCGTTCGATTCGACCGGCGGCCAGGTCCTCTTCTGCCTCGGCAATCATTCGTGCCGCGGCTTCGCCAGAAAGCGGCCCCGATTCGGGAGCAGTCGTCGTAGAAGTTGTGGTCAAGACGTCGTCCAAAGACAACTGCGCCGCGCCGGCGAATGTTGGAATCGCCAGCGCGGCCAGAAAGAACGCAGTGCGGATTGAGGTCCGATGGAGCATCGCGGTCAGCCGGGGACGTGTCGCGGCTTGTCGAGGAAATCGCCGATGCGCGGTGGCTTGGCCTTCTTCTTTTCCTTGCCGGAATCCTGCTCCGGTGGAGCCCCAGGAGGCGTGTCGTCGCCCTTCTTGAAGAGCGGCGGCAAGTCCTCGCCGCGGATCAGCATCTCAAATTCTTCCGCGTCGATCGTCTCGCGATCGATCAGCGCCTGGGTGAGCTTGTCGAGCAACTCGCGCTTTTCGGTCAGAATGTCGACCGCGCGTGTGTGGGCTTCTTCGACAAGCGACCGAACTTCGTCGTCGATGATCTGGGCGACTTCTTCGCTGTAGTCGCGGTTGTCGCTGTTCATGTCGCGACCGACGAAAACCTGGCCGCGCGATTCGCCAAACGTGCGAGGCCCAAGACGTTCGCTCATGCCGAACTCGCAGACCATGCGGCGGGCCAGATCGGTGACGCGGTGCAGGTCGTTACCAACGCCGGTGCCGGTTTCTGCGAAGACGATCTGCTCGGCGGCCATGCCGCCCAGCATCGCAACCAGCTTGGCCTTCAGTTCCGTGCGCGTGTGGCTGTGTTTTTCTTCGGCCGGCAGGAAGTGCGTCACACCCAACGCGCGACCGCGTGGGATGATCGTAATTTTGTGCACCGGGTCGGAGCCTTCGGTAAAGCGCGCAACGATTGCGTGGCCGCCTTCGTGCACGGCGGTGGCGTGCTTCTCATTTTCCGTGATCTTCATGCTGCGGCGTTCCGGACCCATCATCACGCGGTCCTTGGCTTCTTCCAGATCGCGCTGATCGATCTCGGGCTTGTTCTGGCGGGCAGCCAGCAGCGCCGCTTCGTTGATGATGTTGGCCAGGTCCGCGCCGCTGTAGCCGGGCGTGCCCTTGGCAATCGCCAGCATGTCGACGTTGTTGGCCAGCTTCACATTCTTGGCGTGGACCTTCAGGATCTTCTCGCGGCCCAGCACATCCGGGTAATCCACGGCGATCTGGCGGTCGAAGCGGCCGGGACGCAGCAGCGCCGGATCCAGAACGTCCGGGCGGTTCGTCGCGGCGATCAGGATCACGCCTTCGTTCGTGGCAAAGCCGTCCATCTCGACGAGCAACTGGTTCAGGGTCTGCTCGCGTTCGTCATGCCCGCCGCCAATGCCGGCAAAGCGATGACGGCCGACGGCGTCGATTTCGTCGATGAAGACGAGGCAGGGCTTGCTCTTCTTGGCCTGCTCGAACAGGTCGCGGACTCGGCTGGCGCCGACGCCGACGAACATCTCGACGAAGTCCGAACCGGAGATCGAGAAGAATGGCACGTTGGCTTCGCCGGCCACGGCCTTGGCGAGCATCGTCTTGCCGGTGCCTGGAGGACCGAACAGCAGAACGCCCTTCGGAATGCGGCCACCGAGGCGGCTGAATTTCTTTGGATCTTTCAGGAAATCGACAACTTCACAGAGCTCTTCCTTGGCCTCATCCACGCCGGCCACATCCTCGAACAGGACCTTGACTTGGCCCTCTGAGATCAGCTTCGCGCGGGACTTGCCGAAGGACATCGCCTTGTTGCCGCTGCTCTGGACCTGGCGCACGAACAGCACCCACAGGGCCACGATCAGCAGAACCGGAATCATGAGCGGCAGCAGGATCTGCGTGAAGACGCGCGACTGCGGTGAAGGCATATAGCTGTTCACGCGGTCATCCAGCATCCGCGAGAGAATCAGTTCTGCCTGCAGGGGCTGATACACCGTGACGAACGGAATGGGCTCGCCGGCCTTGCGATTCGTCGCCGCGCGATTCAGGCGAGCGGAGACTGACTGGGGCAGCTTCGCGCTGGCGGCGATCTTCCCCTCGATCTTGCCGTCCATATCCCGCACATCGTCTTTGAAAGCCTGGTTGTCGACGACAACGCCATTGTCGTCGGTCACCGTGTTCATGGCAGCAACGTCCAGGAATTCGATCACCGTCAGCTTCAATGGCTCGGTGCGTTCCTGCATCTGAATGAACAGGAAGACACAGGCCACGATGATGATGATCCAGAGGGAAACGGATTTGAGTCTATTCATCAGTCAGTGAGAGTCCTTGGTTTCCAGCTTTTGGAGCGATATTCCGGCAGAGCGAAATTCCCACGAAACCTGGTAGCAAGGAGTGTGACAACACCGCCGCATTCCAGATTCCCGTCGTCATCGGACCAGTTTCATTCCGCACCGGTCAAGGTCAAACGGCCCAATGACTGGCTTTACTAAAGTTAGTCCCGCAGCACCAAAACCGGGCAGTGGGCGTAGCGCACGATGTGCTCCGCGACCGATCCGATTAACAAATGGGCCGCTCCTGTTCGTCCATGAGAATGGATCACGATCAGTTCCGCTTCGATCTCCTCGGCGAAGTCGGCCACCTCTCGCGATGGCGATCCGATCCGGATTTCCATGGCGGCTCCTTCATATTCCGGAGCGCTCAACCGGGCCGCCAGTGCCTCTTCGGCGTGCTCGATTCGGGCCATGTCATTGGACTCCGGCCAGATTACACCCGGCTCCATCGGAGTCAGCGGCGGAATTACATGGATAATGTACAGGTCCGATGACTTCGAAACCAGTTCTCGTGCGGTCTTCAGCGCCGTCATCGAGAAGTCGGAGAAATCGAGCGGAACGACGATTTTCTTCTTTGGGAGCCAACTCATGTCTGCCCTCCGATCCGGCAGGCGAAACACAACCTGCCCATGGGCCCTATCGTAAGGGACCGGGGACGGAAACGCAAGGTAATGGGGGAGGGGAAGGTCAGACTTCTGAGTCGTCTGTGGCCTTGGCGGATTCTTCTGTGGTGGCGGTCTTAGGCTCGGACAGGCGCCACGCCGCCGTGCCGCCGGCAAGGACACGGGCATCGTGGCCAGCGGCCAGCAATGCCGCCGCCCAGCGCGATGCGTCTGCGGTGCCATCATCCGCGATCACGACGACTTCGTCGCTGCGTGCGGCGCGATCGACATAGTCGGTCGGTTTGATGTCCCGGGAGAACGCCACGACTTCTGCGCCGGGGATGACTGCTTCCGGGGCTCGCTTCAGATCGCGGGTCAGTTGGATCACGCGGATCTGCTTTCCAGAGTCGGTGCGTCCCGCTTCATTCAGAAGGGCCTCGCGCAGATCCGCGGCGGTCACCTTCGTCGCAACAGATTCGGTGCTCGTCCCGGCGGGGGAGACGGTGGGGGCCTTTGCGCGACGCCATGCGGTATAGCCGCCGGTGAGCGTGCGGACTTCGGCCGCCCCGGCATCTTCCAGCGCGGCCGCGGCCTTGTCGGCTGTCTGGGCGCTGAGATCGTCGTCGACCACGACAATCGTAAGGTCCGTCGGAATGGCCCGATACGGGATCGTTGCCGCGGGGATGGAGGCTGCTCCGACGATGTGGCCGCGGGCGAAATCCGTCTCGGACCGCACGTCGACGACCATCACGCGCTGCCCGTTCTCGCGCAGAGACTGAAGGTCCTCCACCGAGATCGGGGTGGCGGCCAATGCGGTCGACGCACAGCCCAGCACCAGCAATGTCACAAGCAGACGAATCATCGGACCATCATTCCTTCCCAAGGCACAGGCGTCGGAGGCGGCACGGAGCGCACTGTGATCACAATCTCATCCGCATCGGTCAGGCCGAGGCTATCCTCGACGGTCAGGCGGAAGCGAACCGTCTCAACCACGAGCGAACTCGGCGCCGTGAATTCCGGGGTCGCCGTGTCGCCGCCAATCAAAGTCACCGGCGGGCCGGATGTCTGCGTCCACGAATAAGACAGGCCATCGCCGATCGATGCGCTGCCATCCAGGTAGACCGTCTGGGTACCATCGACCGTCTGATCAGGGCCGGCGTGTGCGCTCGGCATGCTGACCGCAATGATGACGTTCATGGTGTCGCTGGAGGAGCGGGCCTGATTGTCGGTCACGGTCAGTTCCCAGGTCATCAGGGTATTCTCCGTGACCTCCGGCGCCGTGAAGCGCGGCTCCTTGGTCTGCGGGCTCAGAAGGACAACCGGCGGGCCGACTGTCTGGTTCCAGGAAATGTCCAGCGGCGATGGACCTTGCGTGCCCGTGGCGTCGATCGTCACGACCTGGCCGGGAATGGCGACCATATCGGGACCCGCGTCTACGATCAGGTTCGGATTGTCGACGCTGATCTGGATAATGCGGAAGTCCTCGAGCGGAGGGTCGCCGCCGTCGTTCAGACGGAAGGTCACTTCGTAGACGCCGATCTGGCTCATGTCCGGCGACCAACTGAAAGCGCCCGTCGCGGTGTTGAACGTCGGAGCCGGTCCGGCGGGAATGCCGTCCGTGAACTCCATGGAGTATTCTTCCGTCAGCCCAGTGCTCACCGTGCCGACCAACGTGAAGTCCAGCGAATTCCCAACGACCACTGCCTTGTCCCCTGGATCGTCGAGAACCGGCTTCTGGCGATAATGAAGCGTGTACTGCCCGGTCGAACCGTAATCGACGAGATGGAAGAACGGAGCAGTATCGACGCGGAGCGCAGCGGCGCGTTTGGGGTCGATTCGGAGCTGATCTACCCACGCGTTCTCGACGGGAAGGATTTTGCCATCTGACCGTTCCGCGCTGACGAAACCGAGATTCCCATTCGCCGGGTCGGGAATGCGCACATACGCCCAGACAGCACCCGGCGCCGTGAAGGTCAGCGTCGTATCGGGATTGCCCGAGTCGACAACGTTGGATACTCCCGCGGCCACGTGCGTCACCGGAATGTCGGTGCCGTCCGAAGCGTAGATGTTGTCCGGAATGAAATCAGGATCCTGGTCCTCGTCGGCGAGGAAATCGAGGATGTCGTCTGAGCCGGGCTCGTCCACTCGCACGTTGTGCACGAGCGTCCGTGTGCTGATCCCGTCGATCAACGAGGTCTTTTCTCCGCCGAACTGATCGGCGTGTTTGTAAGTCGCATTGAAGTTGATGAACTCGCCGAGCAACGAGGACGTCATTGTCCAGCGAACCATGGCAGCCTGCGCCGCCTGCAGATCGCCGATGCTCGCGAGCATCGAAGGTGTGCGAGCCTCGCCGTTTACCTGCGTTCCGAGAATCAGGAAGCTGACCAGCAGGCCCTTCTCATTCTCGATGATCTCGGGCTGGCCGGTCTTCAACTTCATGCTATTGGCCGGACCGTGCCCATCGTTCGTCACGCGCAGACCGAATGTGAACGGTTCGCTGCGCTCCTCGATGTTCTCGGTCAGCGGATCGTCACCGATCACCAGGCGCGGGAAGAAGTACTCGAGCTTCAGAAGCGGCTGGGGATGTACGACGATCGAGTCGGGAAGAACGATCAAATCGACCGGGGCAGTGCCTTCCGGCCCGAGCGAAAGGTCGACGGTGACGTAGTAGCGTTGACCGGCGGGATCGCTGCCGCCTGCGCCGACCGTGGGCACGATCAGCCAGGAGGCTTCGCCCGTATCGCCGATTTCAATCCGGCCCGTCCCGTCGACGGCGGTGACATCCTTCAGTTCCGCATCGCCGACAAAGAAGAGGGCATCCGCGGGATCGCCGTTATTGTCAATAATCGAGATCGCGGCGTTGACGTTGGTCAGCGCCTTGTCGGTCAGGTTATTGGCAAGCGTCAGTCGCGCGTCGAAGGCGACGCGTTCGAATGTCAGTTCCTGCTTGATCTGAATCTTGACGCGGGCACACGTCTGCGCAGAGGCGTGTGACACCGCCAGGCCCATCAGGGCGATCAACAGAACGATCCAGTTTGTGGCTCTACACGTCATCGCTTGCCTCAATCGCACGGATCATTCACGGTGCCGCCGCCACCGCCGCCGCCACCGCCGCCTTGCGCCCAGACTCTACCGCCTCCGGCGCCCGTCGGGCAGTCGCACTTGGTGTACTTGCACATGCAATCGTACATGTCCTTCAGGCCGAGACCGGTCAGGGCCTTGCAGCACGGCGTCACTCCGGAGTCGCCGGTGATTGCGCCGGCCAACTCGCACAGGCAGCCGCTGCCTGGGACGCCACCGCCCTGGAGCGATTCCTTCGCGCACGTCAGCGCTGGATGATCCGGAAGCAGCAACGAAGCGAGGTCGCCCAGAGACGTCGGAATCTTCGGGATAATCTTACAGAGGACACTCAGTTTGACAGAACCGTACACGGTTGCCGTACCACCGCAGAGATCGGCACCGGCCGTGATTGGAATTTCGGGATCGAAGTCGCACTTTTCGAAGATATCGCAGACAATCTGGAAGAGATCCCCGATCGTTCCGCGGTGTCCCTTGTCCATCATGTCGGCTAGGGCCGTACGGCGAGTCGGCGCTTCTTCCGGATAGGGCGTCACGATACGGAACGGAACCTGGATCGCATCGCGAGCAGGAATGTCGCCCAACTCCGTGACGAGCGGTTCCACTCGGAAGTCCGAGG
This genomic window from bacterium contains:
- a CDS encoding metal ABC transporter substrate-binding protein gives rise to the protein MATSPTNRAVSLRAGFRRLCLWAGAVLCCLWAMGCKAPPKPESPASGEARLVTSFGVVQDWTATLLDDVDQPVVLLDETVTAAQPKLSPVQQDILRRARGLVIADTTLDAFAANQWDEFGGSPETLVRIFEDPKEPEYLWMNPENAGQGIAHLSARLQDLYPKKATRIAKNEERLRAGVKDLDAKLENLLGGLSKRAVLIEDPRVQPFLDRYRFEVEGTLFPSVERALVTPSMDEFRAAAGSSTTRVFIMTSQGRDPLVQALSQELNLQVVAFDPIIEGRTDRGAYLREMQRNAMNLALALSSIPETAE
- the ilvE gene encoding branched-chain-amino-acid transaminase, giving the protein MEEVIYLDGEFVAKGDAKISVFDHGLLYGDGVFEGIRLYEKNIFRFEQHLDRLWSSARSIMLDIPMSREEMIEATCETCRRNGLTNGYIRLVVTRGVGDLGLAPWICKKPSVFIIAAGIQLYPKELYENGLQIVTAATRRIAPDTFSARVKSLNYLNNIMAKINAQNAGAPEALLLNREGYVVEATADNVFLIKDGMITTPPTYIGALRGITRDAAIDIARHQGYTVREEPFALYEVYDADEMFLTGTAAEVISVVKVDGRTIGNGKPGPITNKLLQEFRAITATDGTKI
- a CDS encoding glycosyltransferase family 2 protein, whose protein sequence is MQPKARISVVIPAFNEEQSLPLVLRDLPMKHLREVVVVDNGSTDATGEVALAADGPVRVVREERRGYGQACLTGIAALEPCDIVVFLDGDYSDHPEELRSVVAPILSGKKDFVIGSRMRGESEPGALLPQARFGNWLACTLMKIIWNRQWTDLGPFRAIRREALRQIGMRDRNFGWTVEMQIKAMQHGLRCAEVPVSYRKRVGVSKITGTVSGTFRAGYKILFTIFRYALFR
- a CDS encoding type IV pilus twitching motility protein PilT, which translates into the protein MGLFPKKKPDETPHSPPPEKRSPDALRPPSAAQGPPPPPNPPSVKLPPRAAAPKQAQQGPIQPGQRLPERAPGGQEGNVEVVRPHRRKEAPKNSDQPLSLVSLLNQAVERGASDLHLSRGVPPTLRLDGYLVPLNYPPLTKAACEQLILTQLTPVQRQKFDETWELDLSLDLPDVGRYRVNVHRQRGGVEAAFRVVNDIIQPIRKLGLPGVVEEIARKHQGLALVTGPTGSGKSTTMAAIVDQINNERQCMVVTIEDPIEYVHSNKRSIIKQREVTSDTRSFSAALRHVLRQDPDVIVIGEMRDLETIQTALIAAETGHLVFATLHTPDASQTIDRMIDVFPPHQQEQTRIQVANTIIAIVAQQLLPVPGNRGRVVATEILIANSAVRKIVRTGKTEQLFSTMQTGWEQGMVTMDKSLKTLYQQGLISFEDAVSRCKYPLEFDQL
- a CDS encoding methyltransferase domain-containing protein translates to MKEQFTPDHPEYWNESYEQGARAAWNTGAPAPPLRRYFSDPKAEPAPPARIFVPGCGHGHEVVMLAKMGYNVTGVDLSPLAIEHARTNLGDLNATLLAADFFDLALQPEYRGAYDAVVEYVCFCSIRPGRREEYVTAMANLLRPGGLLVGLFFNTQRPGGPPFDVTANELRTLLRTSFEIEQLGIAPDSIKPRAGRELIAVMRRNASPLR
- the ftsH gene encoding ATP-dependent zinc metalloprotease FtsH, which encodes MNTVTDDNGVVVDNQAFKDDVRDMDGKIEGKIAASAKLPQSVSARLNRAATNRKAGEPIPFVTVYQPLQAELILSRMLDDRVNSYMPSPQSRVFTQILLPLMIPVLLIVALWVLFVRQVQSSGNKAMSFGKSRAKLISEGQVKVLFEDVAGVDEAKEELCEVVDFLKDPKKFSRLGGRIPKGVLLFGPPGTGKTMLAKAVAGEANVPFFSISGSDFVEMFVGVGASRVRDLFEQAKKSKPCLVFIDEIDAVGRHRFAGIGGGHDEREQTLNQLLVEMDGFATNEGVILIAATNRPDVLDPALLRPGRFDRQIAVDYPDVLGREKILKVHAKNVKLANNVDMLAIAKGTPGYSGADLANIINEAALLAARQNKPEIDQRDLEEAKDRVMMGPERRSMKITENEKHATAVHEGGHAIVARFTEGSDPVHKITIIPRGRALGVTHFLPAEEKHSHTRTELKAKLVAMLGGMAAEQIVFAETGTGVGNDLHRVTDLARRMVCEFGMSERLGPRTFGESRGQVFVGRDMNSDNRDYSEEVAQIIDDEVRSLVEEAHTRAVDILTEKRELLDKLTQALIDRETIDAEEFEMLIRGEDLPPLFKKGDDTPPGAPPEQDSGKEKKKAKPPRIGDFLDKPRHVPG